The Rhodothermus marinus DSM 4252 DNA segment GGCAAAAGTGGCATGGTGCTCCACCTGGAGCGGGTGCCGGTGCGCGAGCCCGACATGACGCCCTACGAGATCATGCTCTCTGAAAGTCAGGAGCGCATGCTCGTAGTATGCGAGCCGGAAAAGGCCGCCGAACTGGAAGAAGTATTCCGCAAATGGGACCTGCACGCCGCCTGCATCGGTGAGGTGACCGACGACGGCCGCGTACGCGTCTACTGGCACGGCCAGCTTGTGGCCGACGTCGAGGCCGAACATCTGGTGCTCGGTGGCGGTGCCCCGGTCTACTACCGGGAAGCCCGGCGTCCGGCCTACCTGGACGAAACGCTCGCCTTCGATCCCGCCACGCTGCCGGACGTCACGCCGGAGACGGCGGGTGACGTACTGCTGCAACTGCTCGGAAGCCCCAACATCGCTTCCAAACGCTGGGTCTTCGAGCAGTACGATACGATGGTGCGCACCAATACGGTGGTCGGACCCGGTCCCAGCGATGCGGCCGTCATTCGTATCAAAGGTACCCGCAAGGCGCTGGCCGTCAAGGTGGACGGCAACGGCCGCTACGTGTACCTGAATCCCCGACGGGGCGGACAGATCGCCGTGTGCGAGGCGGCCCGCAACGTCGTCTGCGCCGGCGGGCGCCCCGTGGCCATCACGAACTGCCTGAACTTCGGCAACCCGTACAAGCCGGAGGTCTACTGGACCTTCAAAGAAGCCGTCGCCGGCATCGGCGACGCCTGTCGCGCGCTGGAAACGCCTGTCACCGGCGGCAACGTCTCGTTTTACAACGAAAACCCTCAGGGTGCCATTTTCCCCACGCCCACGATCGGTATGCTGGGCGTGCTGGAAGACGTGACGCGCGCTACCACGGCCGATTTCAAGCAGGCCGGCGATCACATTTACCTGCTGACGCCGGCCGCCTGGCTGCACCGTAACGATCTGGGGGGCTCCGAGTACTTAGCCTATGTACACGGGATCACAGCGGGCGATGCACCGCACCTGGACCTGGAGGAGGAAAAGGCCGTGCAGCAGGCGCTGCTGGCATTGATCGAAGCCGGACTGGTCCGCAGCGCGCACGACGTGGCCGACGGTGGACTGGCCGTGTGCCTGGCCGAATGCGTGATCTTCTCGCCGGGACTGGGCGCGCGCGTCGAGCTACCGGGCGCGCCGGAGGTGCGGCTCGA contains these protein-coding regions:
- the purL gene encoding phosphoribosylformylglycinamidine synthase subunit PurL produces the protein MAETLLHEPEVTLELARQHGLTDEEYGWIVEKLGRTPTFTELGIYSVMWSEHCSYKNSIAVLKTLPREGPALLVGAGEENAGLVDIGDGLAVAFKIESHNHPSAVEPYQGAATGVGGIHRDIFTMGARPICALNSLRFGRLDNLRVRYLLDGVVRGIADYGNAFGVPTVAGEVYFDPSYEGNPLVNAMSVGIVRVGQTVSAAARGKGNLVYIVGSATGRDGIHGATFASEEITEESEAKRPSVQVGDPFTEKLLLEATLEAIRKGLIVGMQDMGAAGLTCSSCEMSARGKSGMVLHLERVPVREPDMTPYEIMLSESQERMLVVCEPEKAAELEEVFRKWDLHAACIGEVTDDGRVRVYWHGQLVADVEAEHLVLGGGAPVYYREARRPAYLDETLAFDPATLPDVTPETAGDVLLQLLGSPNIASKRWVFEQYDTMVRTNTVVGPGPSDAAVIRIKGTRKALAVKVDGNGRYVYLNPRRGGQIAVCEAARNVVCAGGRPVAITNCLNFGNPYKPEVYWTFKEAVAGIGDACRALETPVTGGNVSFYNENPQGAIFPTPTIGMLGVLEDVTRATTADFKQAGDHIYLLTPAAWLHRNDLGGSEYLAYVHGITAGDAPHLDLEEEKAVQQALLALIEAGLVRSAHDVADGGLAVCLAECVIFSPGLGARVELPGAPEVRLDALLFGEAQSRIVFTVAPEHEAEVARLLEGRPVQARRIGTVTDAERLELQVDGRPILNLERAQLVAPYETAIPSRMPTV